In Nitrospira sp., one genomic interval encodes:
- the rpmI gene encoding 50S ribosomal protein L35 gives MKLKTHSGAKKRFRRTGTGKLVRQKAGRRHLLTGKSRDHKKRLSGLTPVPKTSVPALNRLLPK, from the coding sequence ATGAAACTCAAAACTCACAGCGGCGCGAAAAAGCGATTTCGACGGACCGGAACCGGCAAACTCGTTCGACAGAAGGCCGGGCGGCGCCATTTGTTGACCGGCAAGTCCAGAGATCACAAGAAACGGTTGAGCGGCCTGACACCGGTCCCCAAGACGTCGGTCCCTGCGCTGAACCGCTTGCTTCCGAAGTAA
- the rplT gene encoding 50S ribosomal protein L20 — protein MPRTKGGFKTRQRRKKRLKLAKGQYGAKSRLFRTATESVDKGQAYAYAGRKSRKRDFRRLWIARISAAVRAHGLAYGRFMNALKKANILLDRKILSDMAIKDMAGFEKLIGVAKEQLAAPAA, from the coding sequence ATGCCTCGTACAAAAGGTGGATTTAAAACACGACAGCGGCGAAAGAAGCGCCTGAAACTGGCGAAAGGCCAATATGGGGCAAAGAGTCGACTGTTCCGCACGGCGACGGAGTCCGTCGATAAAGGGCAGGCCTATGCGTATGCCGGACGGAAGAGTCGCAAGCGTGATTTTCGTCGGCTCTGGATCGCCCGTATCAGCGCCGCCGTTCGAGCCCATGGCCTCGCCTATGGCCGATTCATGAATGCGCTGAAGAAAGCCAACATCCTGCTGGACAGGAAGATCCTGTCGGATATGGCGATCAAAGATATGGCGGGGTTTGAGAAGCTGATCGGAGTGGCCAAGGAACAGCTCGCGGCGCCCGCCGCGTAA
- a CDS encoding phenylalanine--tRNA ligase subunit beta, with translation MPTISLQRDDLEALIAGYGEPSSRIPLDQLEQWLMLVKGELKGHNAETGELRIELQDSNRPDLWCCEGIARQIRIKQRGAPLNYPFFKKPKRTAGTVIVAPGMEEVRPYIAACAVAGYRVTAAGLAQLIQTQEKLADIFGRKRRTVSIGLYRLARIEFPVTYDLVKPDEIRFTPLGMETVMTLREILMVHPKGVEYGGIVGGHDRLPVLRDATGQVLSFPPIINSREVGEVQVGDDQLFVEVTGTDLPMVTLALNIFAANLADRGALITPVEIHAPVKTVFGKRWSTPLDFGQPRTIPLAAIESALGEAMGAKDVSASLKSYGYGVKSAGKQVTVQVPPYRHDLLHTVDVVEDVAISEGYARFAPVMPSQFTVGGLSRVEQMADRVRHLMVGMEFQEIISNIMGSRQDFCSRMRLEGTAWSKVVEVDNVMSLSYSCLRQWVVPSLLQVEANSSRAFYPHRMFEVGEVAVPDAQSEIGSRTVTALGAVIAHAGAAFSEIHSCLDLLMYYLDRSFTLEPVEHPSFLDGRAGKIVSGGRAIGLLGEVHPEVLEQWQIGVPVVALELEIDQLLESL, from the coding sequence ATGCCGACCATTTCCCTTCAACGTGATGATCTCGAAGCCTTGATTGCCGGCTACGGCGAGCCCTCGAGTCGAATTCCGCTCGATCAATTGGAACAGTGGCTGATGCTGGTGAAGGGCGAGTTGAAGGGGCACAATGCCGAGACCGGCGAGTTGCGGATCGAGTTGCAGGACAGCAACCGCCCCGACCTTTGGTGTTGTGAGGGTATCGCGCGGCAGATCCGCATCAAACAACGGGGCGCTCCCCTGAACTATCCCTTTTTCAAAAAGCCGAAACGGACGGCGGGAACCGTCATCGTGGCGCCGGGCATGGAGGAGGTGCGTCCGTATATCGCGGCCTGTGCTGTGGCGGGGTACCGTGTGACGGCGGCCGGTTTGGCGCAGTTGATCCAGACGCAGGAAAAACTGGCCGATATTTTTGGCCGCAAGCGGCGTACGGTCTCGATCGGCCTGTACCGCCTTGCCCGTATCGAGTTTCCGGTGACCTACGACCTGGTCAAACCGGATGAGATCCGGTTCACGCCGTTGGGTATGGAGACGGTGATGACCTTGCGGGAGATTTTGATGGTCCATCCGAAAGGCGTCGAGTACGGCGGGATCGTCGGAGGCCATGATCGTCTTCCCGTGCTGCGTGACGCAACGGGACAGGTCTTGTCGTTCCCGCCGATCATCAACAGCCGCGAGGTGGGTGAGGTGCAGGTTGGGGATGACCAGCTGTTTGTCGAGGTGACGGGCACGGACCTGCCGATGGTGACGTTGGCCCTGAATATCTTTGCTGCAAACTTGGCCGACCGTGGCGCGCTCATCACGCCGGTGGAAATTCACGCACCGGTGAAGACGGTCTTCGGGAAGCGCTGGAGCACACCGCTCGATTTCGGCCAACCGCGAACCATACCACTGGCGGCCATTGAGTCGGCATTGGGAGAGGCGATGGGGGCGAAGGATGTATCGGCGTCGCTCAAGTCCTACGGGTATGGGGTCAAGTCGGCCGGCAAGCAGGTGACGGTGCAGGTGCCGCCTTATCGACATGATCTGCTGCATACGGTCGATGTGGTGGAAGATGTGGCGATCAGTGAAGGGTACGCGCGGTTCGCTCCCGTGATGCCTTCTCAATTCACGGTCGGTGGATTATCCCGTGTGGAACAGATGGCCGACCGCGTCCGTCACCTCATGGTGGGAATGGAGTTCCAGGAGATCATTTCCAACATCATGGGGTCGCGCCAGGATTTTTGCAGCAGGATGCGGCTGGAGGGAACGGCCTGGTCGAAGGTCGTCGAGGTGGATAACGTCATGTCGCTCAGCTATTCCTGCCTCCGTCAATGGGTGGTCCCATCTCTGTTGCAGGTCGAGGCCAATTCCAGCCGAGCCTTTTATCCGCATCGCATGTTCGAGGTCGGGGAGGTGGCGGTGCCCGACGCGCAGAGCGAGATCGGTTCCAGGACCGTGACGGCGTTGGGGGCGGTGATCGCCCATGCGGGAGCCGCCTTCTCTGAAATCCATTCCTGTCTCGATCTCCTGATGTATTATCTGGACCGCTCGTTCACCCTGGAGCCGGTCGAACACCCTTCGTTTCTCGACGGTCGGGCGGGAAAAATCGTCTCAGGTGGTCGCGCGATCGGATTGCTGGGAGAGGTGCACCCGGAAGTGCTGGAGCAGTGGCAGATCGGTGTGCCGGTCGTCGCGTTGGAGCTGGAAATCGATCAACTGCTGGAAAGTCTGTGA
- a CDS encoding phenylalanine--tRNA ligase subunit alpha: MDNLHPLESKVLLAMLPQQDRPATLDHLVPATGLEPSQLSMAIEWLLAKSLIAVHSETVASIASLTPTGEVYFDKYAPIERVLSTAKEAGRTGKRLTIQDIQAQEGLEASEVSKAVGTLKKEGAILIVQGGCIESTGRNSTTAESMRALLQELRGGARELQSVAEPLRSVLQQHAVKRGNTREPFRIDDRVTRTFLLTPAGQEVAQRLSQVGVAEEVSQLTPELLKDGTWRTKRFRKYTISLRAPRIAAGKRHPYREFLDLVKLKLVSMGFQEMRGTLVETEFWNMDALFMPQFHPARDIHDVYFVKEPTHARSIAEPYLTRVVQAHEKGTGAGSTGWGYQFDVERAKRLVLRSQGTAVSARALAGGASVPGKYFSIARCFRYDQVDATHATDFFQVEGIVLGADINFRTLLGLLNLFAREVAQAKEVKFLPAYFPFTEPSVEMHVRHPKLGWMELGGAGLFRPEVTTPLGVSVPVIAWGLGLDRMAMVALGIHDIRDLFSADLDFVRTMRGNF; this comes from the coding sequence ATGGATAACCTTCATCCCCTCGAAAGCAAAGTGTTGCTGGCGATGCTGCCGCAGCAGGATCGGCCTGCGACGCTCGATCATCTGGTGCCGGCGACCGGCTTGGAGCCTTCCCAGCTGAGCATGGCGATCGAGTGGCTGCTGGCCAAGTCGCTTATCGCGGTCCATTCCGAGACTGTGGCCTCCATCGCTTCTCTTACTCCGACCGGTGAAGTGTATTTCGACAAGTACGCGCCCATCGAGCGTGTGCTCTCGACCGCCAAGGAGGCGGGACGGACAGGCAAGCGGCTCACGATCCAGGATATTCAGGCGCAAGAAGGGTTGGAAGCCTCGGAGGTCAGTAAGGCGGTGGGGACGCTCAAGAAAGAAGGGGCGATCCTCATCGTGCAGGGCGGCTGTATCGAAAGTACCGGCCGCAACAGTACCACGGCGGAATCCATGCGGGCCCTCTTGCAGGAGTTGCGGGGAGGGGCGCGCGAGCTGCAGAGCGTGGCCGAACCCTTGCGGAGCGTGTTGCAACAACATGCGGTCAAGCGCGGTAACACCCGCGAGCCGTTTCGGATCGACGATCGTGTGACCCGAACGTTCCTGCTGACGCCGGCAGGGCAGGAAGTGGCGCAACGCCTGTCGCAGGTGGGGGTGGCGGAAGAGGTCTCGCAGTTGACGCCGGAACTGCTGAAAGACGGTACGTGGCGCACCAAGCGGTTCCGCAAATATACGATCAGTCTGCGCGCTCCGAGAATCGCGGCGGGGAAGCGGCATCCGTACCGCGAGTTCCTCGACCTCGTAAAACTCAAGTTGGTCAGCATGGGCTTTCAGGAAATGCGCGGTACGTTGGTGGAGACGGAATTCTGGAACATGGACGCGTTGTTCATGCCCCAGTTCCATCCGGCCCGCGATATTCACGATGTGTATTTCGTGAAAGAACCGACCCACGCGCGGTCGATTGCCGAGCCCTACTTGACGCGGGTGGTGCAGGCGCACGAGAAGGGGACCGGAGCCGGATCGACCGGATGGGGCTATCAATTCGATGTGGAACGCGCAAAACGGTTGGTGTTGCGGAGTCAAGGCACGGCCGTGTCGGCGCGCGCGTTGGCCGGCGGCGCGTCGGTCCCAGGAAAATATTTCTCCATCGCCCGTTGCTTTCGGTATGACCAGGTCGATGCCACCCATGCGACCGACTTCTTCCAAGTTGAGGGCATTGTGTTAGGCGCCGACATCAACTTCCGGACGCTCCTCGGCCTGCTGAACCTCTTTGCGCGGGAAGTGGCCCAGGCGAAGGAAGTGAAGTTTCTTCCGGCCTATTTCCCCTTCACCGAACCCTCGGTCGAAATGCACGTGCGCCATCCCAAGTTGGGCTGGATGGAGCTGGGCGGCGCCGGGCTGTTCCGTCCCGAGGTGACGACTCCCCTCGGTGTGTCCGTGCCGGTCATTGCCTGGGGGCTGGGTTTGGATCGGATGGCGATGGTGGCGCTCGGCATTCATGATATCCGTGACCTCTTCTCGGCCGATTTGGATTTCGTCCGCACCATGCGGGGGAACTTTTAG
- a CDS encoding ribulose-phosphate 3-epimerase, giving the protein MTAKTVRIAPSILSADFARLAEEVARVEQDGADWLHVDVMDGHFVPNLTVGPPIVESLRKVTTLPLDVHLMMANPDAFIQEFAEAGADYLTVHVEACPHLHRTVQSIKERGVKAGVTLNPATPAVWLSEIVRDADLILIMSVNPGFGGQQFIPSSLQKIAEVRAMIDRSGSSALLEVDGGVKPENAGAVVAAGADVLVAGSAVFSTPDYAAAITALRAGAQPGERTTRSVGARR; this is encoded by the coding sequence GTGACCGCGAAAACCGTCCGCATCGCTCCGTCCATTCTCTCTGCCGACTTCGCCCGCTTGGCCGAGGAAGTCGCGCGGGTGGAGCAAGATGGCGCCGACTGGCTGCATGTCGACGTGATGGACGGGCACTTCGTGCCGAACCTGACCGTCGGCCCGCCGATCGTCGAGTCGCTGCGGAAAGTGACCACGTTGCCGCTCGATGTCCACCTCATGATGGCGAACCCCGACGCCTTCATTCAGGAATTTGCGGAAGCGGGAGCGGATTACTTGACCGTGCATGTGGAGGCCTGCCCGCATTTGCATCGGACGGTGCAATCCATCAAGGAGCGCGGCGTCAAGGCGGGCGTCACACTGAATCCCGCTACGCCAGCGGTGTGGTTGTCGGAGATCGTGCGCGATGCCGACCTTATCCTCATCATGTCGGTGAATCCGGGATTCGGCGGCCAACAGTTCATCCCCTCCTCGCTGCAGAAGATCGCTGAGGTCCGGGCGATGATTGATCGCAGCGGCAGCAGCGCCCTCCTTGAGGTGGACGGAGGGGTGAAGCCGGAGAACGCAGGGGCCGTCGTGGCTGCCGGAGCGGATGTGTTGGTGGCAGGCTCTGCCGTGTTTTCAACGCCGGACTATGCCGCGGCGATTACGGCCTTACGGGCCGGGGCCCAACCGGGCGAGCGTACCACTAGGAGTGTTGGCGCTCGACGGTAA
- the rsmB gene encoding 16S rRNA (cytosine(967)-C(5))-methyltransferase RsmB: MTSNQQPHGRGQSVSSGRRAALKALLAIEKAGLLPEDLFDQVAARDGLDLRDRAFMVELVRGCLRYRGTLDWRLGLLTDRPFARLPLAVQTILRLGAYQALCLDRVPDNAAVNESVGLMKGQARRLGRDWSGFVNAVLRTLLRTPEPPWPDLAKNPIEALAVRYSCPTWLVERWCRARGGSAAEALCRASLESPPLTCRVNTLRMSRSALLETWVAEAIEAVPTAISPVGLQLVRGGVITDLPGYADGQFYVEDEAAQLVPPLLDVQPGQLVLDACAAPGGKATHLAALMKNQGEIVAVDRAAARLTRVMDNCRRLGVTIVRPVVGDVANLPGGDSTAATSTWPSLRSIAARGRPFDRILLDAPCSGLGVLRRHPEGKWYKQAETIARHRETQRRLLEATSRLLRPDGVLVYSTCSVEPEETESIIDEFCQSHRDFQRESVAPWVPPTGLPFVTPRGDLSTMANMNSMDAFFAARLRRSVE; the protein is encoded by the coding sequence ATGACCTCCAACCAACAGCCGCATGGACGCGGCCAGTCTGTCTCCTCCGGGCGGCGTGCGGCCTTGAAGGCGCTCTTGGCGATTGAGAAAGCAGGATTGCTGCCTGAGGATCTTTTCGACCAGGTTGCGGCCAGGGACGGGCTGGATCTGCGTGATCGCGCCTTCATGGTGGAATTGGTTCGCGGGTGTTTACGGTATCGTGGGACGCTGGACTGGCGGCTTGGCCTGCTGACGGATCGGCCCTTCGCGCGCCTTCCTCTTGCGGTGCAGACGATCTTGCGTTTGGGGGCCTATCAGGCGTTGTGCCTGGATCGGGTTCCCGACAATGCCGCCGTCAATGAGTCGGTCGGGCTGATGAAGGGACAGGCGCGACGGCTGGGACGCGATTGGAGCGGCTTCGTGAACGCGGTGCTGCGGACGTTGTTGCGTACGCCCGAACCGCCGTGGCCTGACCTTGCCAAGAATCCCATCGAGGCGTTGGCCGTCCGGTATTCCTGCCCCACCTGGTTGGTCGAGCGTTGGTGTCGTGCAAGGGGGGGGAGCGCCGCAGAAGCCCTTTGCCGCGCCTCGCTTGAATCGCCGCCGCTGACTTGTCGGGTCAACACCTTGCGGATGTCCCGATCGGCCTTGTTGGAGACGTGGGTTGCCGAGGCGATCGAGGCCGTCCCCACGGCGATCAGTCCGGTCGGGCTTCAGCTGGTTCGTGGCGGAGTGATCACCGATCTTCCAGGGTACGCGGACGGGCAGTTTTATGTGGAGGACGAGGCGGCGCAATTGGTGCCGCCGCTGTTGGATGTCCAGCCGGGGCAGTTGGTGCTGGATGCCTGCGCCGCGCCGGGCGGCAAGGCGACGCATCTGGCGGCATTGATGAAGAATCAGGGTGAGATCGTCGCGGTGGACCGGGCTGCCGCGCGGCTGACGCGGGTAATGGACAACTGCCGCCGCCTCGGCGTGACGATCGTGAGGCCGGTCGTCGGCGATGTGGCGAACCTGCCTGGCGGGGATTCGACGGCAGCGACGAGCACGTGGCCGAGTCTGCGTTCCATTGCCGCTCGGGGCCGACCGTTCGATCGCATCTTGCTCGACGCGCCCTGCAGCGGACTCGGTGTGTTGCGTCGTCATCCCGAAGGGAAGTGGTATAAGCAGGCGGAGACAATTGCGCGGCATCGCGAAACGCAGCGGCGGCTGTTGGAGGCGACGAGCCGTCTATTGCGGCCTGATGGGGTGTTGGTCTATAGTACCTGCTCGGTCGAACCGGAAGAAACCGAATCGATCATCGACGAATTTTGTCAGTCGCATCGCGACTTTCAGCGCGAGTCGGTCGCGCCGTGGGTGCCTCCAACCGGTCTGCCGTTCGTGACCCCCCGCGGTGACCTGTCCACGATGGCCAATATGAACAGCATGGATGCGTTTTTTGCCGCACGGTTGCGGAGGAGTGTAGAGTGA